CATCTACCGTTCTGCGCGAGGAGCCATCTCGCACATCACGCGCGCGGGGGCAGGCCAACGGCACCTCGGCCGTGTCACTGCGCAGGCGTGCCGCAAGGTGTCGTCCGCAGATGCAGGTGCGCTGCGCGTTCGGGTTGGCGCTCGTGCATCCTGGCTTCTCCAGTGTGTCCACGTAAGCGAACGCCCCCAAGGGGGCACTCCTCGGATCGATCAACACGACGAACCGCCTGTACCAGGGCACGGGCATCCTCATCCTCGTCCAGTACAGCGGGCTGGGACCTCGTCTCGGTGTCGTCCTCGTACGTGAGCCCTCATCATGCTCTTTCTGCGTTTTGGTCGGGAGGTTCGCATAGGTGCCGGTGCCAGCCCGGGCTCCTGGTGGCGCGACAGGTCGGCTATCTGTGCCACCGCTGCCTCCGTGAGCTCGACCGCACACTTCAGTCTGTCCGCCATTTCCTGCACTATGCAAAGCCCCCGAACATCCAAGACCCCGGATCGGGCACCCGTGACTACGAGTTCCGCCCGACAAGGTTCACGCAGCCCCGGGAATGACTTGATTCGGTCGGTGCACGCCGCGAAAGGTCAGTTGCAGTGCCCCGCCTGGCAGAACCCATGCCCCCAGCAACGTGAGCAGGAATCGTCAAGCGGCCCGTGGCCCCTCCCCGTCCTGAAGGACTCTGCTGGGAAATCCGCAAACCGGTGATGAGGGGCTGTCCGAGCTGCCACGATCGTGTCGTTCGTCGATCGAGTGGCTGGATGTCGCTGGAGTCGCGGGCCGATCACGGGGAGCCGGAGCTGACCGTTAGTTGCACAGGAGGACGAAATGCGAATGAAGTCCCACACCTCTCACCGGGCGGTTGCTCTCACGGCCGTCGTCGCTCTGGGCGCCGTCCTGCTGGCGGGCTGCGCCGACGACAGTGACACACCGGGGTCCAGGAGTTCGGGCGGCACGAACGGCAAGGGGAAGATCACAGTCACCATCGGGGTCTTCGGTGTCTTCGGCTACAAGCAGGCCGGGCTGTACGACGAGTACGAGAGACTCAACCCCGGCGTCACCATCAAGGAGACCTCGATCGAGCGGCTCGACCAGTACTACCCGCAGTTGCTTACCCATCTCGGAACTGGCAGCGGCATGCAGGACATCCAGGCCCTCGAGGTCGGCAACATCTCCGAGATCGTGAACCGGCACTCCGACCAATTCGTCGACCTCGGCAAGGCTCAGGGCGTCGACAAGAACAGCTTTGTTCCGTGGAAGTGGGCGCAGGCCACGACAGCGAGCGGAAGAACGGTCGGCCTCGGCACCGACATCGGGCCGATAGCGATCTGTTACCGCAAGGACTTGTTCAAAAAGGCCGGGCTGCCCACCGACCCGGAGAAGGTCGGGAAGTTGTGGACGGGCGACTGGCAGAAATACGTCAACGCCGGTAAGGCCTACATGGCCAACGCCCCTCAGGGCACAACCTTCGTGGACGCCGCAGGAGGGGTCTACAACGCCGTCATCTCGGGCAGCGTAGAACGCTACTACGACAAGGATGGCAAGCTCATCTACAAGGACAGCCCGGCCGTCAAAGAGGCCTGGAACCTGGCCATGGACGTCATCGAAGGGAAGATGACAGCTAAGCTCAAGCAGTTCGACCAGACTTGGGATCAGGCATACGCCAACGGCCGCTTCGCCACCGTCTCCTGCCCACCCTGGATGCTTGGCTACATTAAGGAGAAGGCCGGGACGAAGGCCGAGGACCAGTGGGGCATCGCCTCGGCCCCCAAGCCCGCCAACTGGGGCGGCTCCTTCCTCAGCGTCCCCGAGGCAGTCAAGAACAAGGACGAGGCAATCAAGCTCGCCACCTGGCTGACCGCACCCGAGCAGCAGGCCAAGCTTTTCCAGAAGCAAGGCAGCTTCCCAAGCTCGCAGGCGGCCTACGAGCTACCCGAAGTCGCCAGTGCTAAGCATGATTTCTTCGACGATGCCCCCATCGGCGAGATCTTCACCGACGCCGCCAAAGACATCCCGACGCTGGTGATCGGCGAGAAGGACCAGATCATCCAGAACACCATCACCGACGTCGGCATCCTCCAGGTCGAGCAGCAGGGCAAGACGCCCGACCAGGGCTGGGCCGCGGCAGTGAAAGACATCGACAACGCCCTGGACCAGTGACGGCGACACCGATGGCTGTCGAGTCCGGAATGGCTGTGCCCCCCGCCAAGCAGGGGGGCGCAGCCCACCGCGAGCGGCTCAAAGCAGAGCGCAAAGCCGAACGGCGCAACCGCCGCTACCGGCGAGGTCTGCGCTGGAGCCCGTACGCCTTCATCGCGCCCTTCTTCCTCTGCTTCACCGCCTTTGGCCTCTTCCCGCTGCTCTATACGGGATGGACGTCGCTGCACCACGTCTCGCTGAACGACCCAACAGCGATGGAGTGGGACGGGCTGCACAACTACACGCGCCTGCTGGAGGACGAGTTCTTCTGGAACGCGCTGCGTAACACCTTCACCATCGGGGTGATCTCGACAGTCCCGCAGCTACTGATGGCGCTCGGGGTCGCACAACTGCTCAACTACCGCCTACGCGGTTCAACGTTCTTCCGGGTCGTGATGCTCACCCCATACGCCACCTCGGTGGCGGCCGCGACACTCGTCTTCGTGCTGCTCTTCGGACGCGACTATGGGATGGTCAACTGGGCTCTCGGCCAGGTCGGGATCGACTCCATCGACTGGCAAAACGGCAAATGGAGTTCGCAGATCGCAGTTTCGTCAATCGTGATCTGGCGGTGGACCGGATACAACGCGTTGATCTATCTGGCCGCTATGCAGGCCGTGCCGAACGACCTGTACGAGTCGGCGGCCCTGGACGGGGCCTCCCGCTGGCAGCAGTTCATCCACGTGACGATCCCCTCCCTGCGGCCGACGATCCAATTCACCGTGGTCGTGTCCACAATCGGCGCGACCCAGTTGTTCGGCGAGCCGCTGTTGTTCGGCGGAGCTGGCGGCCAGAAGGGCGGCGCCTCGCACCAGTTCCAGACCCTCGGCCTCTACATGTACGAGCAGGGCTGGATCAACTTCCACCTCGGCCGAGCAGCGGCCATCGCCTGGACGATGTTTCTGATCCTACTGGTGATCTTTCCACTTTATCTCGCCGTGATATGGGCGCTGCGCAAGAACCCTGGGGAGAAAGCGACATGACAGGGAAGGCCACCGCTGCGCAGCAGCGCGTGACACCGCGGCGCGTGGGCAACGCACAGCGCCTGGACGGGCAGCTGAGCGGTGGCAGGATCACCTACGCCGTATTGATCCTCTTCACCACTGGTTCCCTCTTCCCCCTGGTGTGGACGGCCATCGCCGCCTCCCGTACCAACACCCGGCTGGCAGAGACACCCCCGCCTTTCTGGTTCGGCGGAAGGATCTTCGCCAACTTGGAGACGGCCTGGTCCGACGGCAACATGGGCCTGGCCCTGCTCAACACGACCACGGTAGCGGCCACGATCTCGGTCGGCACCGTGCTGTTCTCCACCATCGCCGGCTTCGCCTTCGCCAAGCTGCGCTTCCGCCTTAAGAACGTCCTGTTGATGCTGACTATTGCCACCATGATGGTGCCGCCGCAGCTCGCCGTGGTGCCGCTGTTCATGCTGGTCGCTCAACTGGAGTGGACGAACCAGTTGCAGGCGGTGATCCTGCCGACCTTGGTCAGTGCATTCGGCGTGTTCTTCATGCGGCAGTACCTCACCGAGGCGCTGCCGACCGAGCTGATCGAGGCGGCTCGGGTGGACGGTGTGAGCAGCCTTCGCATGCT
This is a stretch of genomic DNA from Streptomyces sp. NBC_01717. It encodes these proteins:
- a CDS encoding ABC transporter substrate-binding protein produces the protein MRMKSHTSHRAVALTAVVALGAVLLAGCADDSDTPGSRSSGGTNGKGKITVTIGVFGVFGYKQAGLYDEYERLNPGVTIKETSIERLDQYYPQLLTHLGTGSGMQDIQALEVGNISEIVNRHSDQFVDLGKAQGVDKNSFVPWKWAQATTASGRTVGLGTDIGPIAICYRKDLFKKAGLPTDPEKVGKLWTGDWQKYVNAGKAYMANAPQGTTFVDAAGGVYNAVISGSVERYYDKDGKLIYKDSPAVKEAWNLAMDVIEGKMTAKLKQFDQTWDQAYANGRFATVSCPPWMLGYIKEKAGTKAEDQWGIASAPKPANWGGSFLSVPEAVKNKDEAIKLATWLTAPEQQAKLFQKQGSFPSSQAAYELPEVASAKHDFFDDAPIGEIFTDAAKDIPTLVIGEKDQIIQNTITDVGILQVEQQGKTPDQGWAAAVKDIDNALDQ
- a CDS encoding carbohydrate ABC transporter permease, which encodes MAVPPAKQGGAAHRERLKAERKAERRNRRYRRGLRWSPYAFIAPFFLCFTAFGLFPLLYTGWTSLHHVSLNDPTAMEWDGLHNYTRLLEDEFFWNALRNTFTIGVISTVPQLLMALGVAQLLNYRLRGSTFFRVVMLTPYATSVAAATLVFVLLFGRDYGMVNWALGQVGIDSIDWQNGKWSSQIAVSSIVIWRWTGYNALIYLAAMQAVPNDLYESAALDGASRWQQFIHVTIPSLRPTIQFTVVVSTIGATQLFGEPLLFGGAGGQKGGASHQFQTLGLYMYEQGWINFHLGRAAAIAWTMFLILLVIFPLYLAVIWALRKNPGEKAT
- a CDS encoding carbohydrate ABC transporter permease, whose protein sequence is MTGKATAAQQRVTPRRVGNAQRLDGQLSGGRITYAVLILFTTGSLFPLVWTAIAASRTNTRLAETPPPFWFGGRIFANLETAWSDGNMGLALLNTTTVAATISVGTVLFSTIAGFAFAKLRFRLKNVLLMLTIATMMVPPQLAVVPLFMLVAQLEWTNQLQAVILPTLVSAFGVFFMRQYLTEALPTELIEAARVDGVSSLRMLWHVVFPAARPAMAVLAMLTFVQAWNDFFWPIIALTQDNPTVQVALTGLGRGYIPDQSVIMAGALLGTLPLLLAFTLFGKQIVGGIMRGAVKG